Proteins from a single region of Geothrix sp. PMB-07:
- a CDS encoding YigZ family protein, which yields MRRLKEIAIHRFREKASVFLTELHPARDAEERSAVLALLRKRDFDATHHCSAWREGVPVSAFGADDDGEPSGTAGRPMLAVLEGAEVTDLIAICIRWYGGTKLGTGGLVRAYTEGVQGALAEADALGLWEEVRILRTGEIRVPAAQAHLPFALLGAFPAAAVLEQTFDQEAAVLRFQCPPDLVPTLEHTWRERSRGGSIHWE from the coding sequence ATGCGCCGTCTGAAGGAGATCGCCATCCACCGGTTCCGTGAGAAGGCCTCGGTCTTTCTCACGGAGTTGCATCCGGCGCGGGATGCGGAGGAGCGGTCGGCGGTGCTGGCCCTACTGCGCAAGAGGGATTTCGACGCCACCCACCACTGCAGCGCCTGGCGCGAGGGGGTGCCGGTCTCGGCCTTCGGCGCCGACGATGACGGCGAACCCTCGGGCACGGCCGGCCGTCCCATGCTGGCGGTGCTGGAGGGCGCCGAGGTCACGGATCTCATCGCGATCTGCATCCGCTGGTACGGGGGCACCAAGCTGGGCACCGGGGGCTTGGTGCGGGCCTACACGGAGGGTGTGCAGGGGGCCCTGGCGGAAGCCGATGCTCTTGGTCTCTGGGAGGAAGTCCGCATCCTCCGCACGGGGGAGATCCGCGTCCCCGCCGCCCAGGCCCACCTGCCCTTCGCCCTGCTGGGGGCCTTCCCCGCCGCGGCGGTACTGGAGCAGACCTTCGATCAGGAGGCGGCGGTGCTGCGCTTCCAGTGCCCGCCGGACCTGGTGCCCACCCTGGAGCACACCTGGCGCGAACGCAGCCGGGGCGGCAGCATTCACTGGGAATGA
- a CDS encoding LiaI-LiaF-like domain-containing protein, translated as MNVQERRPLFSTKLVFGLTVLAVGLILMADSLHWYDAWHLLTWWPLALAAFGLARLAQDGILSLRGHVWLAFAAAGFISQFGPWGLLERWWPGFIIWGGIIVTLRAIFPQPKRPKKGKDIPPSPRTAVSGDAESDTTQVRP; from the coding sequence ATGAATGTCCAGGAACGACGCCCCCTCTTCTCCACCAAGCTGGTGTTCGGCCTGACGGTCCTGGCCGTGGGCCTCATCCTCATGGCTGACAGCCTTCACTGGTATGACGCCTGGCATCTGCTCACCTGGTGGCCACTGGCCTTGGCGGCCTTCGGGCTCGCGCGCCTGGCCCAGGATGGCATCCTCAGCCTGCGCGGCCATGTGTGGCTGGCCTTCGCAGCGGCAGGGTTCATTTCTCAGTTCGGCCCCTGGGGCTTGCTGGAACGTTGGTGGCCGGGCTTCATCATCTGGGGTGGCATCATCGTCACCCTGCGGGCCATCTTCCCCCAGCCGAAGCGCCCTAAGAAGGGCAAGGACATCCCCCCATCGCCAAGGACCGCCGTTTCCGGCGATGCTGAATCAGACACCACCCAGGTGAGGCCATGA
- a CDS encoding LiaI-LiaF-like domain-containing protein, producing MTPVDDTKPPSPFSPKLVLGIAIIALGLILTLDNLNLVEAHTILKLWPLVLVVMGFAKIRQEGSEGGMGGWLLVLGGSFLLLVTFARGHLADAIGPMLVVALGILIVVKALKQNRRVPPELAQSEDFLRGTAIFGAFKRRMFSHAFKGGELTAIFGGYEVDLRQAMLESGQARIDVFILFGGGEIRVPEGWEIANRATAMFGGLSDATHHGPPSHAGERPRLVITGLILFGGTEVKS from the coding sequence ATGACTCCTGTTGACGACACCAAACCCCCGAGCCCCTTCAGCCCCAAGCTGGTGCTCGGCATCGCCATCATCGCGCTGGGCCTGATTCTCACGCTCGATAATTTGAACCTCGTCGAGGCCCACACCATCCTCAAACTCTGGCCCCTGGTGCTCGTGGTCATGGGCTTCGCCAAGATCCGACAGGAAGGCAGCGAGGGCGGCATGGGCGGCTGGCTGCTGGTGCTGGGCGGCAGCTTTTTGCTGCTGGTCACCTTCGCCCGCGGGCACCTGGCTGATGCCATCGGGCCCATGCTCGTGGTGGCGCTGGGCATCCTCATCGTCGTCAAGGCGCTCAAGCAGAACCGGCGCGTGCCGCCGGAGTTGGCCCAATCCGAGGATTTCCTCCGTGGCACGGCCATCTTCGGGGCCTTCAAGCGGCGCATGTTCAGCCATGCCTTCAAGGGCGGCGAGCTGACGGCCATCTTCGGGGGCTACGAAGTGGATCTCCGCCAGGCGATGCTGGAATCGGGCCAAGCCCGCATCGATGTCTTCATCCTCTTCGGCGGCGGTGAGATCCGCGTGCCTGAGGGTTGGGAGATCGCAAACCGCGCCACGGCCATGTTCGGCGGCCTGAGCGACGCCACCCACCACGGACCGCCCAGCCATGCGGGTGAGCGGCCACGGCTGGTGATCACAGGCCTGATCCTCTTCGGCGGCACCGAGGTCAAATCCTGA
- a CDS encoding sensor histidine kinase produces the protein MHPLLASRARLGAYLLGWVPIALLLIAIARSQGWSWEGAVSLAVPLCLLAALLFLSAWFLCRALPLGRTVEGLGRHGAAWAMAAIFMGSLWSGLAWMLARLLAWIPGLGDLPPRVDTALPVLTGLGILLYLASVALNYLILAQERAVEAERKGAELQLLAQESELKALRAQLNPHFLFNSLNSLSALTAVDPARAREMCVLLSDFLRRSLGLGERRLVALREELDLAKAYLAIEQIRFGQRLQLAWTVDPAAEPALLPTLLLQPLVENAIKHGIAALPEGGVLAVSAEVLDGHVILKVDNPLDQDAPVPQGLGIGLRQVRQRLLGRFGSRARFEAGVREGVHHATLVFPLETEP, from the coding sequence ATGCACCCCCTGCTGGCCAGCCGCGCGCGCCTGGGGGCCTACCTGCTGGGGTGGGTCCCCATTGCGCTGCTGCTCATCGCCATCGCCCGGTCCCAGGGCTGGAGCTGGGAGGGGGCGGTCTCCCTCGCGGTGCCGCTCTGCCTGCTGGCCGCCCTCCTGTTCCTGTCGGCCTGGTTCCTCTGCCGGGCCCTTCCGCTGGGCCGGACCGTGGAGGGCCTGGGCCGCCACGGCGCTGCCTGGGCCATGGCGGCCATCTTCATGGGCAGCCTCTGGTCAGGTCTCGCCTGGATGCTCGCGCGGCTGCTGGCCTGGATTCCGGGCCTGGGCGACCTGCCCCCGCGGGTGGACACCGCGCTGCCGGTGCTCACGGGCCTCGGCATCCTGCTGTACCTCGCCTCCGTGGCCCTCAACTACCTGATCCTCGCCCAGGAACGCGCGGTCGAGGCCGAGCGCAAGGGCGCCGAGCTGCAGCTGCTGGCCCAGGAATCCGAATTGAAGGCGCTGCGGGCACAGCTGAATCCGCACTTCCTCTTCAACAGCCTCAACTCACTGTCGGCCCTGACGGCGGTGGATCCTGCACGAGCGCGCGAGATGTGCGTGCTGCTGTCGGATTTCCTCCGTCGCAGCCTGGGCCTGGGTGAGCGGCGGCTGGTGGCGTTGCGCGAAGAGCTGGATCTGGCCAAGGCCTACCTGGCCATCGAGCAGATCCGCTTCGGCCAGCGCCTGCAACTCGCCTGGACGGTGGATCCCGCCGCCGAGCCCGCCCTCCTGCCCACCCTGCTGCTGCAGCCCCTGGTGGAGAACGCCATCAAGCACGGCATCGCGGCCCTGCCGGAAGGCGGTGTCCTCGCGGTCAGCGCCGAGGTGCTGGATGGGCACGTCATCTTGAAGGTGGACAACCCGCTGGATCAGGATGCCCCGGTGCCGCAGGGCCTGGGCATCGGCCTGCGGCAGGTGCGCCAGCGGCTGCTGGGCCGATTCGGCAGCCGCGCCCGCTTCGAGGCCGGCGTGCGCGAGGGCGTCCACCACGCCACCTTGGTATTCCCCCTGGAGACTGAACCATGA
- a CDS encoding LytTR family DNA-binding domain-containing protein yields MKALIIDDEELARAVVREHLAAHPDVEVVAECANGFEAIKAAAQFQPDLIFLDIQMPKLDGFEVLELLEAEGKRPAVVFVTAYDQHALRAFEAHAVDYLLKPFSKDRFDGALAKARALQSAQPASASTPAITATELATSARQGKPLERIVVKDGPKVTVVHLDRLDWVQAQDDYVLLRTEGKNLLKQQTLASLEAQLDPNRFIRIHRSYILNLDRLVRVEQDTKEHRDAILRDGARLPVSRAGYQRLRELWEGA; encoded by the coding sequence ATGAAAGCCCTGATCATTGACGACGAGGAACTGGCCCGCGCCGTGGTACGCGAGCATCTGGCCGCCCACCCGGATGTGGAAGTGGTTGCCGAATGCGCCAACGGATTTGAAGCCATCAAGGCGGCTGCCCAGTTCCAGCCCGACCTCATCTTCCTGGACATCCAGATGCCCAAGCTGGATGGCTTCGAGGTGCTGGAACTGCTGGAAGCCGAAGGCAAGCGGCCCGCCGTGGTCTTCGTCACCGCCTACGATCAGCACGCCCTGCGGGCCTTCGAGGCCCATGCCGTGGACTATCTGCTGAAGCCCTTCTCGAAGGATCGCTTCGACGGCGCCTTGGCCAAGGCGCGAGCCCTCCAGTCGGCCCAGCCCGCGAGCGCTTCCACGCCTGCAATCACCGCCACGGAATTGGCCACCTCCGCCCGCCAGGGCAAGCCCCTGGAACGCATCGTCGTGAAGGATGGCCCCAAGGTCACCGTGGTGCATCTGGACCGCCTGGACTGGGTGCAGGCCCAGGACGACTACGTGCTGCTGCGCACCGAGGGCAAGAACCTGCTCAAGCAACAAACCCTCGCCAGCCTTGAGGCTCAGCTCGATCCGAACCGCTTCATCCGCATCCACCGCAGCTACATCCTGAACCTGGACCGGCTCGTGCGGGTGGAGCAGGACACGAAGGAACACCGCGATGCCATCCTGCGGGATGGCGCCCGGCTGCCCGTCAGCCGCGCCGGGTACCAGCGTCTGCGGGAACTGTGGGAAGGCGCCTGA
- a CDS encoding SCP2 sterol-binding domain-containing protein codes for MLDPTFRGDFMALTVDGIFALMPELFLPEKAQGLTVSVYYQVTGEGGGDYTCLIENGAFTLKREAKPDATSVVVISGEDWIALNEGKLDPMQAFMTGKLKGTGDLGLLQKFPKFFKKPQKQGGPVKPLKDLVPARLGLVGAGLEVSVGGESWGDGAEVLGDEAAVRGLVCGLADPGPALLGGQLQFKGDMGLLRKAWKTWSAEPEITFPDTPGGKALATLRRRYRGGASGTLEVKVEGVPYRLDFSPEGLSVRPGEVEGGAALGISDADFAALNAGKLNLVAALLGGAITVKGDMSQVAAYTAHFDADVNPAQGLLESMPERFNAEKAGDLEAVVGYQIDDMGYTVLIRNGTCMVFPRLLKPCDTLLKAKADDFVAMSTGTLNAQEAFMTGKIQIEGDPLLMQKVAKSFRRPEV; via the coding sequence ATGCTCGATCCCACATTCCGAGGTGATTTCATGGCTTTGACGGTGGACGGCATCTTCGCCTTGATGCCCGAGCTCTTTCTTCCCGAAAAGGCCCAGGGCCTGACGGTCTCCGTCTACTATCAGGTGACGGGGGAGGGCGGTGGCGATTACACCTGCCTCATCGAGAACGGCGCCTTCACGCTGAAGCGCGAGGCCAAGCCGGATGCCACCTCCGTGGTGGTGATCAGTGGCGAGGATTGGATCGCCCTCAACGAGGGCAAGCTCGATCCCATGCAGGCCTTCATGACTGGCAAGCTCAAAGGCACCGGCGATCTCGGCCTGCTTCAGAAATTCCCGAAGTTTTTCAAGAAGCCCCAGAAACAGGGCGGCCCTGTGAAGCCACTGAAGGACCTGGTTCCTGCCCGCCTGGGCCTCGTCGGAGCGGGCCTCGAGGTCAGCGTCGGCGGCGAGAGTTGGGGCGACGGCGCCGAGGTGCTCGGCGACGAGGCGGCGGTGCGTGGCCTGGTATGCGGCCTCGCGGATCCAGGCCCCGCGCTGCTCGGCGGCCAGCTCCAGTTCAAAGGTGACATGGGCCTGCTGCGCAAGGCCTGGAAGACCTGGTCGGCGGAGCCGGAAATCACCTTCCCGGACACCCCCGGCGGCAAGGCCCTGGCGACCCTGCGCCGCCGCTACAGGGGCGGCGCCTCCGGCACCCTGGAAGTGAAGGTGGAGGGCGTGCCCTACCGCCTCGATTTCAGCCCCGAGGGCCTTTCCGTGCGCCCGGGCGAGGTGGAAGGGGGAGCCGCGCTGGGCATCTCCGATGCCGATTTCGCGGCGCTCAACGCCGGCAAGCTCAACCTGGTGGCGGCCCTGCTGGGTGGTGCCATCACGGTGAAGGGGGACATGAGTCAGGTGGCGGCCTACACGGCCCACTTCGATGCGGATGTGAACCCGGCGCAGGGCCTTCTGGAATCCATGCCCGAGCGTTTCAATGCGGAAAAGGCAGGGGATCTCGAAGCTGTTGTGGGGTATCAAATCGACGACATGGGTTACACAGTGTTAATCCGCAACGGAACCTGCATGGTCTTCCCTCGCCTACTCAAACCCTGTGATACGCTTTTGAAAGCGAAAGCTGACGACTTTGTCGCCATGAGCACCGGAACGCTGAACGCCCAGGAGGCCTTCATGACCGGAAAGATCCAGATCGAAGGGGACCCACTGCTCATGCAGAAGGTGGCCAAGAGTTTCCGGCGGCCGGAGGTCTAG
- a CDS encoding tetratricopeptide repeat protein — translation MVNVWLKGFLPLSLLMLGGCNKPRIDVWPQQVQAALARNVAGLSADERAEYEAGFGDGAAMVHQSLKAGVRPFRPVLHQPSAAPQAMGPLPEGVERVVAAPVVEVDSETGLLMVPASGAKSDAFARGQADGFTWALAAIGQSLVRPVPGLVFPANWAPFQRPQEGQDLDVGKKTVRLLWAPGHLAWAWKERGFPSQHNWRTWTEGEAPSWISLSEQALWVETRRGHALAVDLESGGILAVRSAVPHAAPETRDWSTYQKETLAEYNAPETQRELAALREATTSGEVADLLAIAKRLTKLGEPAEREAFIWYLKAAERGSSEAMLETGVLLFHGKSIPADKVAARQWLDRAIQAGEPGAQEVKDLLFQETK, via the coding sequence ATGGTGAACGTTTGGCTCAAGGGTTTTCTTCCTTTGTCTCTCCTGATGCTGGGCGGCTGCAACAAGCCCCGCATCGATGTCTGGCCACAGCAGGTGCAGGCGGCCCTGGCGCGGAACGTGGCCGGTCTCAGCGCCGATGAGCGCGCTGAGTATGAGGCAGGGTTTGGTGATGGCGCGGCCATGGTCCATCAATCGTTGAAGGCAGGCGTGCGGCCCTTCCGGCCCGTCCTGCACCAGCCGAGCGCGGCGCCTCAAGCCATGGGTCCGCTGCCGGAGGGGGTGGAGCGGGTGGTCGCCGCGCCTGTGGTGGAGGTGGATTCCGAAACGGGGCTGCTGATGGTTCCCGCCAGCGGCGCGAAGAGTGACGCCTTCGCCCGGGGCCAAGCCGATGGCTTCACATGGGCCTTGGCGGCCATCGGGCAGAGCCTGGTGCGTCCGGTGCCCGGCCTGGTGTTCCCTGCGAATTGGGCACCCTTCCAGCGGCCCCAGGAAGGGCAAGATCTCGATGTCGGCAAGAAGACCGTGCGCCTGCTCTGGGCGCCTGGGCACCTGGCCTGGGCCTGGAAGGAGCGGGGCTTTCCCAGTCAGCACAACTGGCGAACCTGGACGGAGGGCGAAGCGCCAAGCTGGATCAGCCTCAGCGAGCAGGCCCTTTGGGTGGAGACCCGCCGCGGACACGCCTTGGCGGTGGATCTGGAATCCGGCGGCATCCTGGCTGTCCGATCGGCGGTGCCTCACGCTGCGCCGGAAACCCGGGACTGGAGCACGTACCAGAAGGAGACCCTGGCGGAATACAACGCCCCGGAGACCCAGCGGGAACTGGCGGCCCTGCGGGAAGCCACCACCTCCGGCGAAGTGGCTGATCTGCTGGCGATCGCCAAGCGGTTGACGAAGCTCGGGGAACCGGCCGAACGCGAGGCGTTCATCTGGTATCTGAAGGCCGCCGAAAGGGGCAGCTCCGAGGCCATGCTCGAGACAGGCGTGCTGCTCTTTCATGGCAAGTCCATTCCCGCGGACAAGGTCGCCGCGAGGCAGTGGCTGGACCGCGCCATTCAGGCAGGCGAACCCGGGGCTCAGGAGGTGAAGGACCTGCTGTTCCAGGAAACGAAATAG
- a CDS encoding M56 family metallopeptidase: MNAFDLLPLARALGWALLHSLWQGAVVGLLAAGCLHAARDWAPAIRYRLAATSLAIIILAFAGTFVWMLPHGNAALSAEGALLAPILGSNSFGGRWPQLWASIASWVPWLTLVWGLGLGLRLFKVAGGLVWLYGPCLDGAEPPPNDWQRRFDALHRTSGIRRMVRFASSRSVDSLLVLGWLRPVILVPTSAFLAMPPEALEALLIHELAHIRRGDYLANLVQTLAESLLFYHPAVWWLSGRIRQEREHCCDDAAVQACGDPILYASALLGLEELRTQPKLIPDLAVAASGGRLMSRIQRLLRPRPMSGAISPALFLLPACLLAAMLGTASLTARPADELKPTAAPKSETKAEEPVDMDFKQIVIKHQPEAPSYPPEAKEAGIQGTVVVLLTIDVEGLVSSAKAISGPEELHECAVDYAKAWIFEPAKLNGKSVPARFKLTMPFRLL, from the coding sequence ATGAACGCATTTGATTTGCTACCCCTGGCGCGGGCTCTGGGCTGGGCCCTGCTGCACAGCCTCTGGCAGGGGGCGGTGGTCGGCCTCCTGGCGGCCGGATGTCTCCACGCAGCCCGGGATTGGGCACCTGCCATCCGCTACCGGCTGGCGGCCACCAGCCTGGCCATCATCATCCTGGCCTTCGCTGGAACCTTTGTCTGGATGCTCCCGCATGGGAATGCGGCGCTTTCCGCGGAAGGGGCGCTGTTGGCCCCGATCCTAGGCTCAAACTCGTTTGGCGGAAGGTGGCCCCAGCTATGGGCTTCCATCGCCTCCTGGGTGCCCTGGCTGACTTTGGTCTGGGGACTGGGTCTTGGCCTTCGTCTCTTCAAAGTCGCAGGGGGATTGGTCTGGCTTTACGGGCCCTGCCTGGACGGAGCTGAACCGCCACCGAACGATTGGCAGCGGCGCTTTGATGCCCTTCACCGAACATCCGGCATTCGCCGCATGGTGCGCTTCGCCAGTTCCCGCAGCGTGGATTCGCTGCTGGTGCTCGGATGGCTGCGGCCCGTGATACTCGTGCCAACCAGCGCCTTCCTGGCCATGCCACCCGAAGCCCTGGAAGCTTTGCTGATTCATGAACTGGCCCATATCCGCCGCGGGGACTACCTGGCGAACCTCGTCCAGACCCTCGCCGAATCGCTCCTGTTCTACCACCCCGCCGTCTGGTGGCTCTCCGGGCGCATCCGCCAGGAGCGTGAGCACTGCTGCGATGATGCGGCAGTGCAGGCCTGCGGCGATCCGATCCTGTACGCCTCTGCCCTCCTGGGGCTGGAGGAACTGCGAACCCAGCCCAAGCTGATTCCCGATCTGGCCGTTGCGGCCAGTGGAGGTCGACTCATGTCCCGCATCCAACGCCTTCTCCGTCCCCGTCCCATGTCAGGCGCGATTTCCCCGGCGCTCTTCCTGCTTCCCGCCTGCCTGCTGGCAGCCATGCTGGGAACGGCCAGCCTCACCGCAAGACCTGCCGATGAGCTGAAGCCGACAGCCGCTCCCAAGTCCGAGACCAAGGCCGAGGAACCGGTCGATATGGACTTCAAACAGATCGTCATCAAGCATCAACCGGAGGCGCCGTCCTATCCGCCTGAGGCCAAGGAGGCCGGCATCCAGGGTACCGTGGTGGTGCTCCTCACCATCGATGTGGAAGGCCTGGTGTCCTCGGCCAAGGCCATTTCTGGCCCCGAAGAACTGCATGAGTGCGCCGTGGACTACGCCAAGGCCTGGATCTTCGAGCCGGCCAAGCTGAACGGGAAGTCTGTGCCCGCCCGCTTCAAGCTGACCATGCCTTTCAGGTTGCTCTAA
- a CDS encoding BlaI/MecI/CopY family transcriptional regulator has protein sequence MSTAPIRPSDGELAILRVLWARGPATVRDVHTELSKDRDMGYTTVLKLMQIMVEKGLVARDERARSHTYRPLQGEAETQRCLLKELLHKAFAGSRRELVLQALEAEPASAEELEDIRQMLKAAKGRAS, from the coding sequence ATGTCCACCGCGCCCATCCGCCCTTCCGATGGCGAGCTCGCCATCCTCCGGGTGCTCTGGGCCCGGGGGCCTGCGACGGTTCGGGATGTGCACACCGAGCTGTCGAAGGACCGGGACATGGGCTACACCACTGTGCTGAAGCTCATGCAGATCATGGTGGAGAAGGGCCTGGTGGCGCGGGACGAACGCGCGCGTTCCCACACCTACCGGCCACTCCAAGGTGAAGCTGAAACCCAGCGCTGCCTGCTGAAGGAGCTCTTGCACAAGGCCTTCGCAGGCAGCCGCCGGGAACTCGTCCTCCAGGCCCTTGAAGCCGAGCCCGCCTCGGCCGAGGAATTGGAGGACATCCGCCAGATGTTGAAGGCCGCCAAGGGGAGGGCTTCATGA
- a CDS encoding oligosaccharide flippase family protein: MSLVQTWIARFKQLFEGSSFAKHVMVVSGSVFIGQALSVVVGPINSRLYTPGDYGTLAVFGAIFSLTGVVGTLQYEMALGTIEDDSEAFHVLVLCLLFTGVWVAGSVVVTVFAGAPFARWISKGDEQFGRFLWYLPLGIGFVCLYSALSRWAMRKRAFPKLSLTSVLSGVIASSCTVGLGFLHAGLMGLVVGSLAANVYQTGTLSHLAFSDYRTQRQGFSFEKLKAAAKRHYRYPLYTTWSVLLNSLSVYIPVFLLAKGFGSVCTGQFSLSQRLLFLPTMLISGAITPVFYSRAKQAQQEGKLTSLTLRLINSISGVNAFFPVFLALFGELIFVMVFGAKWRRAGQYSAALAPWVFFSFLVYPLEALPLILERQRTSFLFQIAQFILRAGSLMVGIAFHNDLLAMWLFGGTSALYMLVYFVWLFKLVDGPIPKVLGKLGKDLGLSLVCFGGCRLILWWSHGNLILTACFLVPILVFFSIRGVRQILQGKQEAIAAEAQPEPLS, translated from the coding sequence ATGTCGCTAGTCCAGACCTGGATCGCTCGATTCAAACAATTGTTCGAAGGCTCATCTTTCGCCAAGCATGTGATGGTGGTGAGCGGCAGCGTCTTCATCGGGCAGGCGCTCAGTGTGGTGGTCGGTCCGATCAACTCCCGCCTCTACACACCGGGAGACTATGGAACCCTGGCCGTGTTCGGGGCCATCTTCAGCCTGACGGGCGTGGTGGGAACCCTCCAATACGAAATGGCCCTGGGAACCATCGAGGATGACTCAGAGGCCTTCCATGTGCTGGTCCTGTGCCTTCTCTTCACCGGGGTATGGGTTGCGGGATCAGTCGTTGTCACCGTGTTTGCGGGTGCACCCTTCGCCCGCTGGATATCCAAGGGCGACGAACAGTTCGGCCGTTTCCTCTGGTATCTCCCCCTGGGCATTGGATTCGTCTGCCTGTACAGCGCGCTCTCCCGTTGGGCCATGCGCAAGCGGGCCTTCCCGAAGCTATCCCTGACCTCCGTGCTCTCAGGGGTCATCGCATCATCATGCACGGTGGGACTGGGATTCCTGCATGCCGGGCTCATGGGGCTGGTCGTCGGGTCATTGGCTGCCAATGTCTATCAGACAGGAACACTGTCCCATCTGGCTTTCTCGGATTACCGGACCCAGCGCCAAGGCTTCAGCTTCGAAAAGCTGAAGGCTGCCGCCAAGCGCCACTACCGCTATCCGCTCTACACCACCTGGTCCGTTCTTCTGAACAGCCTCAGCGTCTACATTCCCGTCTTCCTGCTCGCCAAGGGATTCGGAAGCGTCTGCACGGGCCAGTTCTCTCTCAGCCAGCGTCTGCTCTTTCTTCCTACGATGTTGATCAGCGGGGCGATCACGCCGGTGTTCTATTCCAGGGCCAAGCAGGCTCAACAAGAGGGCAAACTCACCAGCCTGACCCTGCGCCTGATCAACAGCATCAGTGGAGTGAACGCTTTCTTCCCTGTGTTTCTGGCCCTGTTCGGTGAGTTGATCTTCGTCATGGTCTTCGGGGCCAAATGGCGCAGGGCAGGCCAGTACTCGGCAGCGTTGGCGCCGTGGGTTTTCTTCAGCTTCCTGGTCTATCCCCTTGAGGCACTGCCTCTGATTCTGGAACGCCAACGCACCAGTTTTCTGTTCCAAATCGCCCAGTTCATTCTGCGGGCCGGATCGCTGATGGTGGGAATCGCCTTCCACAATGACCTTCTCGCCATGTGGCTTTTCGGAGGCACCAGCGCCCTGTACATGCTGGTTTACTTCGTATGGCTCTTCAAACTCGTCGACGGCCCCATTCCCAAGGTGCTTGGAAAATTGGGGAAGGACCTGGGCCTGTCCCTGGTGTGCTTCGGAGGCTGCCGACTGATACTGTGGTGGTCGCACGGCAACTTGATCCTTACGGCCTGCTTCCTGGTTCCCATTCTGGTCTTCTTCAGCATCCGCGGCGTCCGTCAGATCCTCCAGGGAAAGCAGGAAGCGATTGCCGCTGAAGCACAACCTGAGCCCCTGTCCTGA
- a CDS encoding O-antigen ligase, translating into MVIILTIMIEGALPSIIYVSSRNTLWLVWAIFFTCIIILGLQLWLPRLIRPALPLVAWLTIYICWGTLAAPYPILASGLRLWFRFLCIIGAMAIVTSHPRRFRFFANATQWGLLGNLLVTMWLISFPEYQQHPFFLRINATLGSDRFAGLWGNANEAGLAALFLLVLSFWASRWIAWLGRISGVLIIYLTASRTAFWIAIMLALLYLIFAASKKRKVQAVLVATVLLLFGVGFLSSSKGGGFSFIKESPTLSRVLDLSESKTRERGEESRMDLAKQWLPFIAREPWYGYGLYSAEGDESKETLTRRGFPGQGTHNLYMALFVDAGWVGLLTFLATIAFHISRTRQQPLEPSVHRMLFALCFILLAFSLANHQMLTDFTGWIGFSLLFLLPMSPALRDLDHFDSSLPPHGFR; encoded by the coding sequence ATGGTGATCATCCTCACGATCATGATCGAAGGCGCCTTGCCTTCCATTATTTACGTCTCTTCTCGGAACACCCTTTGGCTGGTGTGGGCCATCTTTTTCACCTGCATCATCATTCTCGGCTTGCAGTTGTGGCTGCCCCGCCTGATCCGGCCTGCCCTGCCCCTGGTTGCCTGGCTGACGATCTACATCTGCTGGGGGACCCTCGCAGCGCCCTATCCGATCCTGGCTTCGGGATTACGGCTCTGGTTTCGTTTTCTCTGCATCATCGGAGCCATGGCGATTGTGACCAGCCATCCGAGGCGATTTCGGTTCTTCGCCAACGCCACACAGTGGGGGCTTCTGGGAAACCTGCTGGTGACCATGTGGCTCATTTCGTTCCCGGAGTATCAACAACACCCATTCTTCTTGCGCATCAACGCCACCCTCGGTTCAGACCGCTTCGCCGGACTTTGGGGGAACGCCAACGAGGCCGGATTGGCGGCCCTTTTCCTACTTGTGCTCTCATTCTGGGCCAGCCGATGGATCGCTTGGCTGGGCCGGATTTCAGGGGTCTTGATCATCTACCTGACGGCCAGCCGAACCGCGTTCTGGATCGCGATCATGCTCGCCTTGCTCTACCTCATCTTTGCCGCCAGCAAGAAAAGAAAGGTCCAGGCGGTCCTGGTTGCCACGGTCCTGCTCCTTTTCGGAGTGGGCTTCCTGAGTTCCTCGAAAGGTGGCGGATTCAGCTTCATCAAAGAGAGCCCCACGCTTTCGCGCGTGCTCGACCTGAGTGAATCCAAGACTCGAGAACGGGGCGAGGAATCCCGGATGGATCTTGCCAAACAGTGGCTGCCCTTTATCGCCCGGGAACCTTGGTACGGATACGGTTTATACAGCGCGGAAGGGGATGAATCCAAGGAAACCCTGACGAGACGTGGCTTCCCGGGACAGGGCACCCACAACCTGTACATGGCTTTGTTTGTTGATGCGGGCTGGGTGGGATTGCTGACCTTCCTCGCCACCATCGCTTTCCACATCTCACGTACTCGGCAGCAGCCCCTGGAACCATCGGTTCATCGAATGTTGTTTGCCCTGTGCTTCATCCTGCTCGCCTTCTCGTTGGCCAATCACCAGATGCTGACGGACTTCACCGGTTGGATCGGGTTCTCCCTCCTCTTTCTCCTTCCCATGAGTCCGGCGCTGAGGGATCTCGATCATTTCGATTCGAGTCTGCCGCCACACGGATTCCGCTGA